A window from Citrus sinensis cultivar Valencia sweet orange chromosome 3, DVS_A1.0, whole genome shotgun sequence encodes these proteins:
- the LOC102621481 gene encoding C2 and GRAM domain-containing protein At5g50170 isoform X4 translates to MKAMVSCLEKCFNKNDRGLKTEDSSELSSTPSDYEDCVEEHPPSHNFEEATKMMQSRENEQDMPENLQGGILLDQLYQVSPCDLNTFLFAPDSQFRKDLAELQGTKDVQEGPWEWKSGEMTCLTRAVSYMKAATKLVKAVKATEQQTYLKANGQEFAILVTVSTPDVPYGNTFNVQLLYKIIPGPELSSGEDSSHLIISWGIDFHQSTMMRGMIEGGARQGLKESFEQFANLLAQNLKILDSKDASDKDHMLATLQTEQQSDWELASEYFWNFTVVSAGFMILYVVVHILLCEPSKRQGLEFYGLDLPDSFGELISCGILVIQLEQVFNMVGHFVRARLRKGSDHGVKAQGDGWVLTVALVEGVNLASLEMTGLSDPYVVFTCNGKTRTSSVQLQTCDPQWHDILEFDAMEEPPSVLDVEVFDFDGPFDQATSLGHAEINFLKHTSTELADMWVSLEGKLAQSAQSKVHLRIFLENNNGVETIKEYLTKMEKEVGKKLNLRSPHRNSTFQKLFALPPEEFLIKDFTCYLKRKMPLQGRLFLSARIVGFYANLFGNKTKFFFLWEDIEDIQILSPSLATVGSPSLVIILWKGRGLDARHGAKSQDEEGRLRFYFQSFVSFNDASRTIMALWRSRTLTAYQKEQIAEEQQVQEEMSTAADRGSVPNFEDAKMSKVYNAELPISVKALMEMFDGGKLEHQVMEKSGCHNYITTPWDPVKPGVCERHLSYRFNRHVSIFGGEVTCTQQKSPLASGEGWIVNEGMSLHDVPFDDHFRVHFRYEIEKSPLAHNACKCAIYIGISWLKSTKFQQRITQNITEKFTHRLKEMIELVEREILFATQQDASV, encoded by the exons ATGAAGGCTATGGTAAGCTGTTTAGAGAAATGTTTTAACAAGAATGATCGAGGTTTGAAAACTGAAGATTCCTCAGAGTTATCCAGTACCCCATCTGATTACGAGGATTGTGTGGAGGAACATCCCCCCAGTCATAACTTTGAAGAAGCTACAAAGATGATGCAGTCAAGAGAGAATGAACAAGATATGCCTGAAAACCTCCAGGGAGGCATTCTTCTTGATCAATTATACCAGGTATCCCCGTGCGATcttaatacttttctttttgcacCTGATTCACAGTTCAGGAAAGACCTGGCAGAACTTCAGGGAACAAAAGATGTCCAAGAGGGGCCATGGGAGTGGAAATCAGGTGAAATGACCTGTTTAACACGAGCTGTTTCCTACATGAAAGCTGCAACGAAGTTAGTTAAGGCTGTAAAAGCCACAGAGCAGCAAACTTATCTTAAAGCTAACGGACAGGAATTTGCCATCTTGGTAACTGTAAGTACACCGGATGTTCCATATGGGAATACCTTCAATGTACAGTTgttatacaaaataattccCGGACCAGAGCTATCTTCAGGAGAAGATTCAAGCCATCTCATAATATCTTGGGGCATTGACTTTCACCAAAGCACAATGATGAGAGGCATGATTGAAGGAGGGGCCAGACAGGGGCTCAAGGAGAGTTTCGAGCAGTTTGCCAATTTGCTGGCTCAGAATCTTAAGATTCTAGATTCGAAAGATGCATCAGACAAAGATCATATGCTGGCAACTTTGCAAACAGAACAACAGTCAGATTGGGAATTGGCATCTGAGTACTTTTGGAATTTCACTGTAGTTTCTGCTggttttatgattttgtatGTTGTAGTGCACATTCTACTCTGTGAACCCAGCAAAAGGCAAGGTTTGGAATTTTATGGACTTGATTTGCCAGACAGTTTTGGGGAGCTCATCTCATGTGGCATTTTAGTGATTCAGTTGGAGCAGGTTTTTAACATGGTTGGACACTTTGTACGAGCTCGATTGCGAAAAG GGAGTGATCATGGTGTTAAAGCTCAAGGTGATGGATGGGTTCTTACTGTGGCTTTAGTTGAAGGGGTCAATTTAGCATCCTTGGAAATGACAGGGTTATCAGATCCCTATGTCGTCTTTACCTGCAATGGTAAGACAAGAACAAGCTCTGTGCAGCTTCAAACTTGTGATCCTCAATGGCATG ATATACTTGAGTTTGATGCCATGGAAGAGCCACCATCAGTTTTAGATGTTgaggtttttgattttgatggtcCATTTGATCAGGCTACATCACTAGGGCATGCTGAGATCAATTTCTTGAAACACACTTCTACGGAGCTGGCAGATATGTGGGTCTCCCTTGAGGGGAAGCTTGCTCAGTCTGCTCAGTCAAAGGTACACTTGAGAATCTTCTTGGAAAATAACAATGGAGTTGAAACAATTAAGGAATACCTAACAAAGATGGAAAAGGAAGTTGGAAAGAAG TTGAATCTAAGGTCACCTCATAGAAATTCGACTTTCCAGAAACTTTTTGCATTGCCACCAGAAGAATTTCTAATCAAGGACTTTACATGCTACCTGAAGAGAAAAATGCCGTTACAG GGCCGGCTTTTTCTATCTGCAAGGATTGTTGGGTTTTATGCAAAtttatttggaaataaaaccaaatttttctttctctggGAGGATATCGAAGACATTCAAATACTTTCCCCCTCACTGGCAACTGTTGGCAGCCCTTCACTGGTCATAATTCTGTGGAAGGGACGAGGTCTTGATGCAAGGCATGGTGCAAAGTCCCAAGATGAGGAAGGCAGacttagattttattttcagtcATTTGTTTCATTCAATGATGCATCCAG GACAATTATGGCCTTGTGGAGATCAAGAACGCTGACCGCTTATCAGAAGGAACAAATTGCAGAAGAGCAGCAGGTTCAAGAAGAAATGTCAACGGCTGCAGATCGTGGATCGGTTCCAAACTTTGAAGATGCAAAAATGTCAAAGGTTTACAACGCTGAACTTCCTATTAGT GTAAAAGCGTTAATGGAAATGTTTGATGGAGGAAAGTTGGAGCACCAAGTTATGGAGAAATCCGGTTGTCATAATTACATTACTACTCCATGGGATCCCGTGAAGCCAGGTGTTTGTGAAAGGCATCTCTCTTACAGATTCAACCGCCATGTTTCAATATTTGGAGGGGAAGTAACCTGCACACAGCAAAAGTCCCCACTAGCAAGTGGTGAAGGTTGGATTGTGAATGAAGGCATGTCCTTGCACGATGTTCCATTTGATGACCACTTCCGT GTCCACTTTAGGTATGAGATTGAGAAATCTCCCCTTGCTCATAATGCATGCAAATGTGCCATTTACATTGGGATATCGTGGCTGAAAAGCACCAAATTCCAGCAGAGAATTACTCAAAACATAACGGAGAAGTTTACACATCGTCTGAAAGAAATGATTGAGCTGGTTGAGCGAGAGATTCTGTTTGCAACTCAACAAGATGCTTCTGTTTGA